The genomic window TGTGAATGTTTCCTGggattcaatttttgaaaaactaaccAAACGATTTTCTTTGTAGCCTACATAGTAAGAAATGCACGGCGTTTACTATAATGctagtatggtatagagacaggcACGTATAGTATCTGCGTTAGCAtcagtaatattacagtattgagtagggctatccaccagaagtattgtgggtattgCCAAATAATATGGGCCTGACACCCATAccgcattgactcgtccgccacaactattgctaatgttactattccctcaatataGTATACAAAATGGCGTTCTCAGCGATACTGACTTAgtaatatccacaaaaaaatttcttaccgtgtagttaCTCTTAGTGAGGTAATGGCAGATAATTTAAGCCAGCCTATCTTACGACATTTTTTCGTGGTCATTCAGAGCGGTAGCGGTAGtacaaatcgaaattaataaataacatctTATACGATAACCTCCAAAACAATAACAaatcacaaattatttaatgatgATGATTTCGTAAAAATCCAGCATtccacaatattttataaatttcttcaCGTGGAATCTTACTTGCCTCACGTTCAAATACTGGCATTTCACCATGATGGAACCAACTATGTTTTGCTAATCCTGCACGAATTCTTGGATTTTTATAGAATGGATTTCGTAAATGTGATGGTAATGCTTGTTCTTGCAATGATGTTAAAACAACATCTTTGTGTCGAACATCTGTTACTATTTCTGGTTCGTGATGATGATGTACAATTGGAGCAAAACGATGAAAGCTTGGTGTGGGAAATAGTGAATGTGGATTTATGTGCGGTGGAAGAAATGATTGAGGACCGATTTCTGTTATTTGAGGAAAGTCTGGTTCTAATTTAATGTCCGGAAAACCATGTACATCCACTGCATTTATGTAATCACTCAAATGTAACTCGTTTGGTTTGTGGAGTCCATAGTGTTTAGTGTATGTTGGAAGTATCGGTGGTTTGATTGGATAGAAATGTGCAGTGGTTTCGCATATGAAGAGTGTTAGAACTACACTACAGAAATACCAATTGTAGTTCAACATCATATTGTAATTTGTTGCAGAAACTCCAAATTGGAACAATGAAAATCTGTAAcaaagaaaaatgtatattaaaaaactgaaattctAAGCATTAAATATCTATTATAAGACAAAGAAACCAGGATCTATTTCGGTGATTTTTTTCGGATCGGAGATCAAattgtaataaacaaacataaaaggCGAAATCGAAATCATACGATAGATTGTTCGTGATAAGAACGTGTGTAAATAAACtcaatagttttgaaaaactaatttctaGAGAGGTGAAAATCGCCTTGATACCTTCATTTGGTTTTAAATGCCTGTAATCCGACTTTATGTAATTCCAGGAGGTACTTATTCATAGTTTTTAAGAGCCTTTTCCAGCCCAAAAACGGCTCGTCAGCTAGAAAATGCCATTAAATGTTAAAAGGATCAAAATCTGCGCCGAACGAACATCTAAAACTTAAATTTCTATCAATGCTATAGTTGAAATCAAAGGTGAGAAACCGGGAAAATTTCTCTTTTAAGCGGAAGCTTACTTTTATTCTATGGATTTTTCAATAGGAGTGTTCTGTTTCAAAGATATGTATCAGGAAAAATCGCAAAATAGAAGTTAGcaattaaatgaaaagttttctcGATTTCGAACTTTTAATTTCGGCTGTACCACTGAACCGAAATTGAAGTTTTAGATGATAATGCTACGCAAAATTGACCCattaatattcaagaaaatgacATTTCTGTCAGACAAACCGTTTTCCAGCTACAAGCAAAAAacggacaaaaaaaatttcgcagTTATGTGGCTCCCCATAATTATGCACACTTAGTTGAATTGCGCAAATTCCCCTGGAATAACACGCATTTAGGACCAAATGAAGGTAATAAAATGATTTCCAGCTTgatgaaaattaattgtttgaaaatttttattctgattaataataattcaaaacgaTACAGCAATTTATCTAAACTgaaatgtaaaacaaataaaacgaaAAGGTACATCATAG from Chrysoperla carnea chromosome 2, inChrCarn1.1, whole genome shotgun sequence includes these protein-coding regions:
- the LOC123293009 gene encoding uncharacterized protein LOC123293009, which produces MMLNYNWYFCSVVLTLFICETTAHFYPIKPPILPTYTKHYGLHKPNELHLSDYINAVDVHGFPDIKLEPDFPQITEIGPQSFLPPHINPHSLFPTPSFHRFAPIVHHHHEPEIVTDVRHKDVVLTSLQEQALPSHLRNPFYKNPRIRAGLAKHSWFHHGEMPVFEREASKIPREEIYKILWNAGFLRNHHH